The following proteins come from a genomic window of Miscanthus floridulus cultivar M001 chromosome 2, ASM1932011v1, whole genome shotgun sequence:
- the LOC136540448 gene encoding ADP-ribosylation factor-like protein 8a, whose product MGFWEAFLNWLRSLFFKQEMELSLIGLQNAGKTSLVNVIATGGFSEDMIPTVGFNMRKVTKGNVTIKLWDLGGQPRFRSMWERYCRAVSAIVYVVDAADRENMAIAKGELHDLLSKPSLAGIPLLVIGNKIDKPEAFPKQTFTELMGLKTITDREVACFMISCKNSTNIDSVIDWLVKHSKKKN is encoded by the exons ATGGGGTTCTGGGAGGCTTTTCTCAACTGGCTCCGCAG CCTCTTCTTCAAGCAAGAGATGGAGCTTTCCTTGATAGGGCTCCAAAATGCTGGGAAAACATCACTTGTGAACGTCATTGCT ACTGGAGGCTTTAGTGAGGATATGATCCCTACTGTAGGATTCAATATGAGAAAGGTTACCAAAGGAAATGTGACGATAAAATTGTGGGATCTTGGAGGCCAACCAAGATTCCGGAGCATGTGGGAGAGATACTGCCGTGCGGTTTCTGCAATTGT GTATGTTGTTGACGCGGCAGATCGAGAAAACATGGCCATTGCAAAAGGGGAGCTCCATGACCTCTTGAGCAAGCCATCTTTGGCCGGGATCCCATTATTAGTCATTGGCAATAAAATTGACAAGCCTGAAGCTTTCCCTAAGCAAACCTTCACAGAACTAAT GGGCCTAAAGACAATCACTGACCGAGAAGTGGCATGCTTCATGATATCATGCAAGAACTCGACCAACATTGATTCTGTCATTGACTGGCTGGTGAAGCACTCGAAAAAGAAGAATTGA
- the LOC136540449 gene encoding surfeit locus protein 1-like, translating into MAASLSKHLRLRLRGGGEYCLLPSRASTSHTSSPAPPPPSCPPAAAAPPPPGAGKEASAWSKLFLFAPGAITFGLGTWQLFRRQEKIEMLDYRTRRLEMDPVAWNEVASSAALRDPAAMEFRKIVCEGDFDEEKSVFVGPRSRSISGVTENGYYVITPLIPRSIESGSLQSPILVNRGWVPRGWRDKNVKDLQILDEASESPEAVKKPDEKGSWWKFWSNKPKLSPEIEKPRIPPVRIIGVIRGSEKPSIFVPANEPSSGQWFYVDVPMIARACGLPENTVYIEDINEDVSPTNPYPVPKDVNTLIRHSVMPEDHLKYTFTWYTLSAAVTYMASKRIKAKKVRI; encoded by the exons ATGGCGGCATCGCTCTCCAagcacctccgcctccgcctgcgcggcggcggcgagtactgcctcctcccctcccgcGCCTCCACTTCCCACACCTCATCACCAGCACCTCCCCCTCCATCGTGTCCTCCCGCCGCGGCCGCACCGCCGCCCCCAG GGGCAGGCAAGGAGGCCAGCGCGTGGTCCAAACTCTTCCTCTTCGCTCCCGGTGCCATCACCTTCGGCCTCGGCACATGGCAACTCTTCCGGAGGCAGGAGAAG ATAGAGATGCTGGATTACAGGACGCGGAGGCTGGAGATGGATCCCGTGGCGTGGAACGAGGTCGCCTCATCCGCCGCCCTTCGTGATCCGGCAGCAATGGAGTTCCGAAAAATAGTGTGCGAGGGtgacttcgacgaggagaagTCGGTATTCGTCGGGCCTCGCTCTCGGAGCATCTCGGGTGTGACGGAGAATGGGTATTATGTGATCACTCCATTGATTCCTAGGTCGATTGAGTCTGGCAG cttgcaGTCACCTATCCTTGTGAATAGAGGATGGGTTCCTCGTGGATGGCGTGATAAAAATGTTAAGGATCTCCAGATCCTGGATGAAGCTTCAGAGTCCCCAGAAGCTGTGAAAAAGCCAGACGAAAAAGGTTCATGGTGGAAGTTTTGGTCTAACAAGCCTAAATTGTCTCCTGAG ATTGAAAAACCTAGGATACCACCTGTAAGAATTATTGGAGTAATCCGAGGAAGTGAGAAGCCAAGCATATTTGTCCCAGCTAATGAGCCCAGTAGTGGCCAGTGGTTTTATGTGGATGTTCCCATGATTGCTCGTGCTTGTGGACTTCCTGAGAATACTGTTTATATAGAAGATATAAATGAAGATGTTTCTCCGACAAACCCTTATCCTGTTCCAAAAGATGTCAACACCTTGATTCGTCACTCAGTGATGCCAGAAGACCATCTTAAATACACGTTTACATG GTACACTCTTTCTGCTGCTGTGACTTACATGGCTTCCAAGCGGATAAAGGCAAAGAAGGTCAGGATATAG